A region of Sparus aurata chromosome 8, fSpaAur1.1, whole genome shotgun sequence DNA encodes the following proteins:
- the LOC115587230 gene encoding mixed lineage kinase domain-like protein, producing the protein MEYVEPILSIASQIYTLVETVKANKKRCQRVSERVRALEDLVWSIKKKEQTSNDVEKALKELSITLESAQKLITKFTTAKWVKRILKSSSYGDDFNSLNERLNDAFQVLSGALQVEQGNLLFKVFERTNREQQDEVDRREDDKELKILLIEHMESQQKAFEELQISVQKLLENMNKPKITDEGIKMIKPDELKYELPKEPFMTTSTSEVYRGEYHGFQVAIKRYTDLNTSSGAIQSVFKKETETMKRFESPNILRMFGICVQEDGPRSQFLIIMEYCEKGSLRQVLDTECEKLSWPRKARMCLDAAKGLYRLHQTEEKSKVHGCINSCKFLVAEGYIVKLGGFELAKTETSLKKSTKKSTKSKESGSLCYYSPEVLKNINHPYSKQCEMYSFGIVLWEIATCKKPFADCSDKDIQQKVCEEKFQEPLPEDCPKPLGDLINACRAYESFQRPSAGVLVDKLRSVVAQLEE; encoded by the exons ATGGAGTACGTAGAGCCCATCCTGTCTATCGCCTCACAGATCTACACCCTGGTGGAGACTGTGAAGGCCAACAAGAAGCGCTGTCAGCGTGTTTCTGAGCGAGTCAGAGCTCTGGAGGATCTGGTGTGGTCCATCAAAAAGAAAGAGCAGACATCAAACGACGTAGAAAAAGCTCTCAAGGAACTATCCATCACTCTGGAATCAGCCCAGAAGCTCATCACAAAATTTACTACGGCCAAGTGGGTGAAGCGCATCCTTAAATCCAGCAGCTACGGGGATGACTTCAACAGTTTGAATGAGCGTCTCAACGATGCCTTCCAGGTCCTGTCTGGAGCCCTGCAGGTGGAGCAGGGGAACCTGCTGTTCAAGGTGTTTGAACGGaccaacagagagcaacaaGATGAGGTTGACAGGAGGGAGGACGACAAGGAGCTGAAGATCT TGCTCATCGAACACATGGAGAGCCAACAGAAAGCATTCGAAGAACTCCAAATCAGCGTACAAAAACTCTTGGAGAACA tgaaTAAGCCCAAAATCACTGATGAAGGCATCAAGATGATCAAACCGGACGAGCTCAAGTACGAACTTCCCAAAGAGCCCTTCATGACAACATCGACCTCAGAGGTCTACAGAGGAGAGTACCACGGCTTCCAGGTGGCCATCAAGAGATACACTGACCTGAACACCAGCTCAGG GGCAATTCAGTCTGTTTTCaaaaaggaaactgaaacaaTGAAGCGGTTTGAATCGCCCAACATCCTGCGAATGTTTGGCATCTGTGTCCAGGAGGACG GACCCAGATCTCAGTTCCTCATCATCATGGAGTACTGTGAGAAGGGAAGTCTCCGTCAGGTCCTGGACACTGAGTGCGAGAAGCTGTCCTGGCCCAGGAAGGCTCGTATGTGTCTGGACGCAGCAAAAGGACTCTACCG ACTGCACCAGACAGAAGAAAAATCCAAGGTTCATGGATGCATCAACAGCTGCAAGTTCCTCGTGGCTGAAGGCTACATAGTCAAG ctGGGAGGTTTTGAGCTGGCGAAAACTGAGACATCACTGAAAAAGTCAACAAAGAAGTCGACGAAGTCCAAAGAGTCCGGGTCCCTGTGCTACTACAGTCCTGAGGTCCTCAAGAACATCAACCACCCTTACAGCAAGCAGTGCGAGATGTACAG CTTTGGAATTGTCCTGTGGGAAATTGCAACCTGTAAGAAGCCTTTTGCAG ATTGTTCGGATAAGGATATCCAGCAGAAAGTGTGCGAAGAGAAATTTCAGGAGCCGCTCCCTGAAGACTGTCCCAAACCACTGGGGGATCTGATCAACGCCTGTCGGGCCTATGAGAGCTTCCAGAGACCATCTGCTGGAG TGCTGGTGGATAAACTGCGCAGCGTGGTGGCACAGTTAGAGGAGTAA